From Lasioglossum baleicum chromosome 2, iyLasBale1, whole genome shotgun sequence, a single genomic window includes:
- the LOC143219664 gene encoding uncharacterized protein LOC143219664, which yields MRRQRTFENYSDSFLRHLNNNEEDQVSSNNCVNNGQSQATNLKKLSSSIMFSADITRKSLLQEPNIMSKSNYDNTVDDDDDDKFFQKIKTDIDKNLLQNSKENYKLNSIQQDIFPLRKRRPIIDEETQNIIKRFKKDANIDHTNFMQTPANNISTTQSNSFFRNTIRYPYEVPQHINGIENIMKQQNTKRCPMYNVPTSMNNVGNIVRQKSTINCPMYDLPSTNDVGNIVRPKETVRCPYNLPASTNDVRPTVNQENTISCPKYNLLTSANTVGNFMKPQTIFTSTDLHIRLDIFTAFYCIYSLYSFNN from the exons ATGAGAAGACAAAGAACATTTGAGAATTATTCAGACTCATTTTTGCGACATCTAAACAATAACGAGGAAGATCAGGTTTCCTCTAATAATTGTGTAAACAATGGACAATCTCAggcaacaaatttaaaaaaattaagttcaA GTATAATGTTTTCTGCcgatattactagaaaaagtcTACTTCAGGAACCGAACATTATGAGTAAATCGAATTACGATAATACTGTCGATGACGATGATGAcgacaaattttttcaaaaaataaagaCTGATATTGACAAAAATCTTTTACA aaattcaaaagaaaattacaagCTTAACAGTATCCAACAAGATATTTTTCCACTAAGAAAGAGAAGACCTATAATCGATGAAGAAACTCAAAATATAATCAAGAGATTCAAGAaagatgcaaatattgatcatacAAATTTCATGCAAACACCAGCTAATAATATAAGTACTACGCAATCTAACTCTTTTTTTAGGAATACCATAAGGTATCCTTATGAGGTACCACAACATATAAATGgcattgaaaatattatgaaacaacaaaatactaaaagatgtcCAATGTATAATGTACCGACAAGTATGAATAATGTTGGAAATATTGTCAGACAGAAAAGTACCATAAACTGTCCAATGTATGATTTGCCAAGTACAAATGATGTTGGAAATATTGTTAGACCAAAAGAAACTGTAAGATGCCCATACAATTTACCAGCAAGCACAAATGATGTTAGGCCTACTGTAAACCAGGAAAATACCATAAGTTGTCCAAAGTATAATTTGCTAACAAGTGCAAATACTGTGGGGAATTTTATGAAACCGCAAACCATATTTACGTCTACTGACTTACATATTAGGTTGGATATTTTTACagcattttattgcatatattctTTGTATTCGTTTAATAATTAG
- the LOC143219595 gene encoding gamma-tubulin complex component 2: MSEFKLHHLVIELIGLLGSTSAPEKHVERLQKEGIPTSASALTIVASQSCIRNLAKGSPVPELFLQKYEELKAKKIDLLGLYAQVLELISEDKDLKSYLAKQAVAVVSNSSKDAAITTKDLPQICKNVIKAAVEGEKKLTQQVNAIVKKTETSVVKHNWTHERPRMSWDFYNESNVSPCQKVVPAVSQESILLWDILNCLKGIDGSYIISEPLTSPYAVKTFKISPDVCISYKQMAQQILPLASHYSMTARFVEEKVLPEDGQVNHALRGAIRSLLKDYLLFVVQLEMEHIRGKLNLQKLWFFIQPTIIAMSVLFQITSTICKANAKGGKVLSLLHEQANNISGEAKFKELCMFLIQTASVPYMQILEKWVYKGVICDPYEEFFVEDNELIHREELPVDYSADYWEKRYTMRSERIPTFLNEQAQTILRTGKYFNVIRQCGKTVQWGKQEPLIYQHQGQKYLAAIDRAYSEAAKTLLEVLIHESDLMGRLRSVKSYFLLAQGDFVVQFMNLCEAELNKNMYDIVIHRLASLLEVALRMSTADSDPYKDDLKPELLPYDLQFQMFRILSIQTREEEEYCFKNDKTLTGLEAFVFNYDVKWPVSLILNRKAIACYQMLFRHLFYCKYIERRLCRVWVGNKIAKTFGHNVAMFYRKAFSLRQRMLDCIQHLAYYMMVEVIEPNWLTFINKMSKVSNVDDVLSVHQDLQDSYLKECMLTDPDLLACITDICAACINFCDFMERMSPYYIDAELTSMIGAYQEDVYDSENDVEDMSKANPGSFEETIVSLDDKFTQVLMRLLDRICDLGSGNNNEKLLNVFCRLDFNLFYTDILIRRGKEKAAMQEEVSG, encoded by the exons ATGAGTGAATTTAAATTGCATCATTTGGTGATCGAGCTGATCGGACTGTTGGG GTCGACGTCTGCACCCGAGAAGCATGTAGAAAGACTACAAAAGGAAGGTATACCTACGAGTGCCAGTGCATTGACCATAGTCGCATCGCAGAGCTGCATTCGCAACTTGGCGAAAGGTTCGCCCGTACCTGAGCTGTTTCTTCAAAAATACGAGGAACTGAAAgcaaagaa GATAGATCTGTTAGGCTTATACGCACAAGTCTTGGAACTGATATCCGAAGACAAAGATCTGAAAAGTTACTTGGCCAAGCAAGCGGTTGCAGTAGTCTCGAATTCTAGCAAAGATGCTGCTATCACGACAAAAGATTTGCCGCAG ATTTGCAAGAATGTGATTAAAGCTGCTGTAGAGGGCGAGAAGAAGTTAACTCAACAGGTGAACGCGATCGTGAAGAAAACGGAGACATCTGTGGTGAAACATAATTGGACTCACGAGAGGCCACGGATGAGCTGGGATTTTTATAATGAATCAAATGTCTCGCCATGCCAGA AGGTTGTACCCGCCGTGTCTCAGGAATCCATTTTACTTTGGGACATTCTGAACTGTCTAAAGGGTATAGACGGATCTTACATTATCTCCGAACCATTAACTAGTCCATACGCTGTGAAAACATTCAAGATATCTCCCGATGTTT GTATCTCCTACAAGCAAATGGCGCAGCAAATATTACCGCTCGCTTCGCATTATTCCATGACAGCAAGGTTTGTGGAAGAGAAAGTGTTACCAGAAGACGGTCAGGTCAATCATGCTTTAAGAGGAGCCATAAGAAGTTTGCTGAAGGATTATTTG TTGTTCGTCGTACAATTGGAAATGGAACACATCCGCGGGAAACTAAATTTGCAGAAACTGTGGTTCTTCATTCAGCCTACTATAATCGCGATGTCCGTTCTCTTCCAAATAACGTCGACGATCTGTAAA GCGAACGCGAAAGGTGGAAAAGTACTTAGTCTTCTACACGAGCAGGCGAACAACATAAGCGGCGAGGCGAAGTTTAAGGAACTGTGCATGTTTCTGATACAAACCGCGAGCGTTCCTTACATGCAAATTCTTGAaaagtgggtgtacaaaggcGTGATATGCGATCCATACGAAGAG TTCTTCGTAGAGGATAATGAACTGATTCATAGAGAGGAACTACCGGTAGACTACTCCGCGGATTATTGGGAGAAACGATACACTATGAGGTCAGAGAGAATCCCCACGTTCCTCAACGAACAGGCACAGACTATTCTAAGAACTGGAAAATACTTTAACGTAATCCGACAATGTG GTAAGACTGTTCAGTGGGGAAAGCAGGAACCACTCATCTACCAGCATCAAGGACAGAAATATTTAGCTGCCATCGATAGGGCATATTCCGAAGCAGCGAAAACATTATTAGAAGTTCTGATACACGAAAGCGATCTAATGGGACGGCTTCGTAGCGTGAAGAGTTACTTCCTTCTTGCCCAAGGAGATTTTGTG GTACAATTTATGAATCTCTGCGAAGCagaattaaacaaaaatatgtatGACATCGTGATCCATCGTTTGGCGTCTCTTCTGGAAGTTGCGCTGCGCATGTCGACTGCGGATTCTGATCCTTACAAGGATGATCTGAAACCTGAACTGTTACCGTACGATCTTCAGTTTCAAATGTTCAGAATACTCTCCATTCAAACCAGGGAGGAGGAAG AGTACTGCTTCAAGAACGATAAAACTCTAACCGGTTTGGAAGCGTTTGTGTTCAACTACGACGTCAAGTGGCCTGTCTCTCTGATACTCAATAGAAAAGCGATCGCCTGTTATCAGATGTTGTTCAGACATCtgttttattgcaaatacataGAAAGACGTTTATGCAG AGTATGGGTCGGCAACAAAATCGCCAAGACTTTCGGCCACAACGTGGCGATGTTTTACAGAAAAGCATTCTCGTTGCGTCAACGCATGCTCGATTGCATCCAACATCTGGCGTACTACATGATGGTCGAAGTGATCGAGCCGAACTGGTTGACGTTCATAAATAAAATGAGCAAA GTCAGTAACGTGGACGATGTTCTGAGCGTGCATCAGGACTTGCAGGACAGCTACTTGAAGGAATGCATGTTAACCGATCCAGATCTGCTCGCCTGCATCACCGACATTTGCGCCGCTTGCATCAACTTTTGCGATTTCATGGAG CGTATGAGCCCATACTACATTGACGCCGAATTGACTTCCATGATTGGCGCCTATCAGGAAGATGTCTATGATTCCGAG AATGATGTTGAAGACATGTCGAAAGCAAATCCAGGAAGCTTCGAAGAGACAATTGTATCGCTGGACGATAAGTTTACGCAAGTATTAATGCGCCTTCTGGATCGAATCTGCGATCTAGGAAGTGGTAACAATAATGAGAAACTGTTGAACGTGTTCTGTAG gctagatttcaatttattttataccgaCATTTTAATACGACGTGGAAAAGAGAAGGCAGCCATGCAAGAGGAGGTCTCCGGTTAG